TAAATAATATTTATAATTTTGAAAACGCAAAGTTAATCGCTGTTGGGGTAATTTTAACCATGTGCCCTATATTTGCAGTGTTCTTTTATAGTTAAAGTTTTATTTTTGCATTAATGTCGGTGAGTAATCCAAAAATTTTGTAGCATGAAAAAATAAAATAAAAAATGATCCCGCCGCGGCGGAGTAAAATAAAAAATATCTCGGAGAGATGTCAGAGTGGCCGATCGAGCACGCTTGGAAAGCGTGTATACCGCAAGGTATCGAGGGTTCGAATCCCTCTCTCTCCGCAAATTTTGGGTTTGCACGCCACCGCAAATCTTTCAAACTAATAGCAAACAAAAGTGAAAACAATTTTCATTGTATTATATATATTTTTTCCTTTTTTTGTAGTTGCCCAAAGAGATTCTGTCGTCTTTCCTAAATTAAAATTTACACCACGGCAGCTTATTATACCTAGCACTCTTATCATAACAGGTTCTTTACTCACTTCTACGCAGCCAAATTCATTTAAAAACAAAGTAAAAGAGTATAGAAACATCCATTACCCCAATTTCAAAACTAAAGTCGATAATTATTTAGAATTTACACCTCTTTTGTTAACATTCGGATTAGAATTTTGCGGAATGAAACCAAAGAATAATTTATTACAACGCACCCTTATTATTGCCAAAAGTCAAATTATTTCCAATAGTTTTTCAAATATATTAAAATACACAACCAAAAACTTAAGACCCGATGGAAGTACTTATAATTCTTTCCCTTCAGGTCATACCAGTCAAGCATTCTCCATGGCTGCAATACTAAGTGTGGAATTTGGCAAAAAATATAAATGGATGCCATTTGCCAGTTATGCAATTGCTACCTCTGTAGGAATTTTAAGAATTATGAATAACCGACATTATATTTCCGATGTAATAGCAGGTGCCGGCATTGGAATACTCTCTACCAAGATTTCTTATTGGACCCACCGTTATCGTTGGGGTAAAAATTAATATGCCAAAAAAGAAAATTATATTTATTATCAATCCATTATCGGGTAGAGGCAAGGGACAAAAAGTTTCTGACAGGGTGAATAATTATATATTTGAAAACAGTGAAGTGGAATCATACCTCACGGATAGCATAGAAGAATTTCACAATGTAATACAAATCGCAATAAATGAAAAACCAAAAGCTATAATAGCCGTAGGTGGCGATGGCACAGTGAATGCGATTGCAAGTCAATTAGTGAATACCGATATTGCGGTAGGAATTGTACCTATAGGTTCGGGCAATGGGCTTGCACGAGATTTGAAAATACCTCTAAATATTAATAAAGCACTATATAAAATCGACCACCCACAATTCAAAACTATTGATGCGGGAACCGCAAATGGCAAGTACTTTTTTTGTGCTGCGGGTATAGGTTTCGACGCCCATATCAGTAAATTATTTGCGAAATCAAAACGACGTGGATTTGCCAGTTATCTTTGGTTGAGCATGCAAGAATTTTTCACTGACAAGCCACAAGACTATGATATTTATATCGATGGCAAATTATATAAGCGTACTGCTTTTCTCATTGCAATTGCCAATGCTTCGCAATATGGCAACAATGCCTATATAGCACCATCTGCAGATATGAATGACGGGGTTCTAGATGTTACTGTTTTAAAACCTATTAAGTTATATGAAACACCCATATTAGCATGGAGATTGTTCACTAAAAAAATATATAACAGTGCCAAAGTAGAAAGTTTCAAAGCAAGAGAAATCATTATAAAAAGAACAGACTCTGGTGTGATACATTATGATGGGGAAAGTATGATAACTGGCAATGAAATAAAGTATACTATTATAGAAAATGCCTTGACGGTATTGGTGTAGTAATATTATAATCAGAAGACCGAAGCTAGGAGTCGGAAGCTGTTTTTATCATATCTTATTCTTGCAACTTCCTACTTCCAACTTCGGTCTTCCCTTCGCCGCGGCGAACTAACTTCTAACTTCTAACTCCCAACTTCAGTCTTCCCTTCGCCGCGGCGAACCCACTCCGGTCTTCCTACTTCGGTCTTCCTACTTCAGTCTCCCAACTTCCATTATCTAAATTCTCTTCTCCCATTCATGACTTTTATCAGTATTGCAAATGATGCTGCTCATTTTGTATAACTGGCAAGGGGTTCACCTTTGCAGTTGTATAATACAGCACAGTGAGCGAAACCTTAGAATCCATTGACACCATTTGCTACCATTGTGGTGAGCAATGCGATGGCAGTATTCACCTAGAAGAAAAAGATTTTTGTTGCGAAGGATGCAAACAGGTTTTTTTATTATTGAACGAAAACAATCTTTGCAATTATTATAACCTCGAGCAAAACCCCGGAATAAAAATCAAAGGCAAATTTATTTCTGAGAGGTTTGCTTATTTAGATGATGAAACTATCATTAACAAACTCATCCAATTCAAGAGTGACAAGCAAGTAAATGTCGTCTTTCAATTACCACAAATACACTGTTCATCTTGTATATTTTTATTGGAGAATCTGCATAGAATTGAAAAAGGCGTAATACGCTCGCAAACAGATTTTCAGCGTAAAGAAATATTTGTGAGCTACGATCCCAAAACGATTAGTTTGAGAAAACTGGTGGAACTATTAGCTTTTGTTGGGTACGAACCACCTATAAGTTTGCGTGACGATTCAGAACAAAAACAAAAAAGTGGAATATTTAATCGCAAAAGAATATATGAAATTGGTATAGCGGGCTTTTGTTTTGCCAATATCATGATGCTTAGTTTTCCTGAATATCTCTCTTCGGGCAATATAGAAACATTAGGTCTCAAAGAAACATTTACTTGGCTGATTTTTGCCCTATCCCTGCCCGTTTTATTATATTGTGCTCCTGTCTTTATTATATCAGCTTATAAGGGATTGAGACAAGGATTTTTAAATATAGATGCTCCCATTGCATTGGCTACTTTGGTTACATTTTCTCGCAGTTATTATGAAATCATCACCCATACCGGAGCAGGATATTTAGATAGCGGAACAGGAATCGTTTTTCTAATGTTAGTAGGTCGTTGGTTTCAAGATAAAACCTATGATTCGTTTTCTTTCGACCACGATTACAAATCTTTTTTTCCCTTAGGAGTTACTATTATACAAAATGGTAAAGAAAAAAATATCCCGATTACGCAACTCATAAAAGGCAATCGTATTATTATACGCAACGAAGAAATGATACCCGCCGATGCTGTACTCATCAAGGGAGAAGCTCATATTGACTATAGCTTTGTGAGTGGTGAAAGTACGCCCGTTTCAAAACACAAAAGCGAACTACTTTTTGCTGGAGGAAAACAAATGGGCAGCCCTATCGAAATGGAAATGGTGAGCGAGGTATCGAGAAGCTATATAACACAATTGTGGAATAACAACAAACTTGATGAGCAGCAGTGGAGAAAAAATACGAGGAAATCTTTTATACATCCTTGGAGCAGATATTTCACTTTGATACTTTTTAGTATTGCAATAGTTACTGCTATGTATTGGTGGTGGTTCAATCCAGCCAATATTTTACCCACTTTAACCTCTGTATTAATAGTTGCTTGCCCTTGCTCACTAT
The genomic region above belongs to Bacteroidota bacterium and contains:
- a CDS encoding diacylglycerol kinase family lipid kinase; this translates as MPKKKIIFIINPLSGRGKGQKVSDRVNNYIFENSEVESYLTDSIEEFHNVIQIAINEKPKAIIAVGGDGTVNAIASQLVNTDIAVGIVPIGSGNGLARDLKIPLNINKALYKIDHPQFKTIDAGTANGKYFFCAAGIGFDAHISKLFAKSKRRGFASYLWLSMQEFFTDKPQDYDIYIDGKLYKRTAFLIAIANASQYGNNAYIAPSADMNDGVLDVTVLKPIKLYETPILAWRLFTKKIYNSAKVESFKAREIIIKRTDSGVIHYDGESMITGNEIKYTIIENALTVLV
- a CDS encoding phosphatase PAP2 family protein, translating into MKTIFIVLYIFFPFFVVAQRDSVVFPKLKFTPRQLIIPSTLIITGSLLTSTQPNSFKNKVKEYRNIHYPNFKTKVDNYLEFTPLLLTFGLEFCGMKPKNNLLQRTLIIAKSQIISNSFSNILKYTTKNLRPDGSTYNSFPSGHTSQAFSMAAILSVEFGKKYKWMPFASYAIATSVGILRIMNNRHYISDVIAGAGIGILSTKISYWTHRYRWGKN
- a CDS encoding heavy metal translocating P-type ATPase metal-binding domain-containing protein → MSETLESIDTICYHCGEQCDGSIHLEEKDFCCEGCKQVFLLLNENNLCNYYNLEQNPGIKIKGKFISERFAYLDDETIINKLIQFKSDKQVNVVFQLPQIHCSSCIFLLENLHRIEKGVIRSQTDFQRKEIFVSYDPKTISLRKLVELLAFVGYEPPISLRDDSEQKQKSGIFNRKRIYEIGIAGFCFANIMMLSFPEYLSSGNIETLGLKETFTWLIFALSLPVLLYCAPVFIISAYKGLRQGFLNIDAPIALATLVTFSRSYYEIITHTGAGYLDSGTGIVFLMLVGRWFQDKTYDSFSFDHDYKSFFPLGVTIIQNGKEKNIPITQLIKGNRIIIRNEEMIPADAVLIKGEAHIDYSFVSGESTPVSKHKSELLFAGGKQMGSPIEMEMVSEVSRSYITQLWNNNKLDEQQWRKNTRKSFIHPWSRYFTLILFSIAIVTAMYWWWFNPANILPTLTSVLIVACPCSLLLSATFTYGNMMRILGKNKLYLKNANVIETMTKIDNIIFDKTGTITQSNAATVEYDGKPLASWQIAMIKTLVKHSAHPLSKILSNYITNEVSNNITVTHFKEKPGKGLEGIINGVRVKIGAPYFLCDNYPENLKSENGSTVYISFNGIIVGKYHINNYYRDGMTHAIAALKEAKYPLHVLSGDNETEKENLQKMFGTDAAIYFHQSPVDKLNYIKKLQQEHKNVLMVGDGLNDAGALLKSDLGIAVSDNAARFTPACDAIIDGEQVTQIAQFLRYCQQGKNIVTASFVLSILYNIVGLSFAVSANLSPMVAAILMPASSISIVLLVTLASNWHARKLSVQKIN